In one window of Vulpes vulpes isolate BD-2025 chromosome 1, VulVul3, whole genome shotgun sequence DNA:
- the LOC140599569 gene encoding heterogeneous nuclear ribonucleoprotein A1-like yields the protein MTDRGSGKKRGFAFVTFDDHDSVDKIVIQKYHPVNGHNCEVRKALSKQEMASASSSQRGRSGSGNFGGGRGGGFGGNDNFGRGGNFSGRGGFGGSRGGGGYGGSGDGYNEFGNDGSNFGGGGSYNDFGNYNNQSSNFGPMKGGNFGGRSSGPYGGGGQYFAKPRNQGGSGGSSSSSYGSGRRF from the coding sequence atgactgaccgaggcagtggcaaaaagagaggttttgcttttgtgacctttgacgaccacgactctgtagacaagattgtcattcaaaaataccatccTGTGAAcggccacaactgtgaagtaaggaaagccctatcgaagcaagagatggctagtgcttcgtccagccaaagaggccgaagtggttctggaaactttggtggtggtcgtggaggtggttttggtgggaatgacaactttggtcgtggagggaacttcagtggtcgaggtggcttcggtggcagtcgaggtggtggtggatacggtggcagtggggatggctataacgAATTTGGTAATGacggaagcaactttggaggtggcggaagctataacgattttggcaattacaacaatcaatcctcaaattttggacccatgaaaggaggaaattttggaggcagaagctctggcccctatggtggtggaggccaatactttgccaaaccacgaaaccaaggtggctctggcggttccagcagcagcagctatggcagtggcagaaggttttaa